From Butyricimonas paravirosa, one genomic window encodes:
- the hydF gene encoding [FeFe] hydrogenase H-cluster maturation GTPase HydF, which yields MGKDNKLHIILLGRRNSGKSSLINALTGQNIAIVSDVAGTTTDLVKRSYEIPDFASVIFIDTAGIDDTGTLGEMRVEKTRNAISQADMALLVITDNRFEEHEQQLAEQLKKLETLFLVIHNKRDEVALTPDLKEKLTATYNCPVIDFSTREDNTTPILDTLKSVWKKDNAPKSLIGDLLTPGDIVLLITPIDSEAPAGRLILPQVQMIRDILDNRCVSIALQPEEVTSFLEKTGIRPRLAIADSQVFKKVAAIISPEIPLTSFSIVLARHKGNFKAYLAGTPRIEELKEGDRILMLESCSHHVSCEDIGRHKIPRWLQEHTGKNFQFDFIVGLDAITRPITDYAMVIQCGGCMITGKQLKNRLQPAIDAGIPVSNYGMTIAYLHGIFERATKELTDFKF from the coding sequence ATGGGAAAAGATAATAAACTACATATTATATTATTGGGCCGGAGAAACAGCGGGAAAAGCTCGCTGATAAATGCCCTGACAGGTCAGAATATTGCTATCGTTTCGGATGTGGCCGGAACCACTACCGACCTCGTGAAAAGAAGTTATGAAATCCCGGACTTTGCATCCGTTATCTTTATCGATACGGCAGGTATCGACGACACGGGAACTTTGGGTGAAATGCGGGTGGAAAAAACCCGGAATGCTATATCTCAAGCTGATATGGCCCTACTCGTGATCACGGATAACCGTTTTGAAGAACACGAACAACAACTTGCCGAACAGTTAAAGAAACTGGAAACCCTGTTTCTAGTAATCCACAACAAACGGGACGAAGTCGCCTTAACTCCCGATTTAAAGGAAAAATTAACGGCTACCTACAACTGTCCCGTAATCGACTTCTCCACCCGGGAAGATAACACGACCCCGATCCTAGATACACTGAAAAGTGTATGGAAAAAAGACAACGCCCCGAAATCTTTGATCGGTGATTTACTTACCCCCGGGGACATCGTGTTGCTGATCACCCCGATTGATTCCGAAGCCCCCGCCGGGCGACTCATCCTGCCGCAAGTACAGATGATCCGGGATATTCTCGACAACCGTTGCGTCTCCATCGCCTTGCAACCGGAAGAAGTCACTTCCTTTCTGGAAAAAACGGGTATCCGCCCCCGTCTTGCGATAGCCGATAGTCAAGTATTCAAAAAAGTGGCTGCCATCATCTCCCCGGAGATTCCCCTCACGAGTTTTAGCATCGTTCTTGCCCGCCACAAGGGAAACTTCAAGGCTTATCTCGCCGGGACACCCCGGATCGAAGAACTGAAAGAAGGAGATCGCATATTGATGCTGGAGTCCTGCTCACATCACGTTTCCTGTGAGGACATCGGCCGTCACAAAATTCCCCGTTGGTTACAGGAACACACTGGGAAAAACTTCCAGTTCGATTTCATCGTCGGTCTAGATGCGATCACTCGCCCCATCACCGACTATGCCATGGTTATCCAGTGCGGTGGTTGCATGATCACCGGGAAACAATTGAAAAACAGGCTCCAACCTGCCATCGACGCAGGAATACCTGTTAGTAATTATGGAATGACGATTGCTTACCTACATGGAATATTCGAAAGGGCAACGAAAGAACTTACTGATTTTAAATTTTAG
- a CDS encoding anti-sigma factor family protein, which translates to MITRENYEIYFMEYMDGNLSAREQAEVEAFLLVHPDLRELLDGMDEVRLEVPAEVFGKKEEIKRTVWEREIEYYAIAAAEGVITDEEQAWVDGNVNKDVFEREVETCAKIKVKPDPTCRFEGKAGVYRKSGAVLFVKRYAAIAAVVALGIVVAIYSTKKEEFSMEDLPVTVVKTETILLPGVPEPEAIMEPEIEREQFMKREAEAGETVVVVERVIPPDVIELKKQLKVPVEIMAPQPNEILTSPYEGLQFRASVKEQREPVFQLITRSGKSDNIVNNLIDVGKNVLERLRAKEKKDIESL; encoded by the coding sequence ATGATAACGAGAGAGAATTACGAGATTTATTTCATGGAGTACATGGATGGGAACTTGTCGGCGAGAGAACAGGCAGAGGTGGAGGCATTCTTGCTGGTTCACCCCGACTTGCGGGAGTTACTTGACGGGATGGACGAGGTGCGGCTGGAAGTTCCTGCGGAAGTTTTCGGTAAAAAAGAAGAGATAAAACGAACGGTATGGGAAAGGGAAATTGAATATTATGCTATTGCTGCCGCCGAGGGTGTTATCACGGATGAAGAACAGGCGTGGGTGGACGGGAATGTCAATAAAGATGTGTTTGAACGGGAAGTTGAAACGTGTGCCAAGATTAAAGTAAAGCCTGACCCGACATGTCGATTCGAGGGGAAAGCAGGGGTGTATCGTAAGTCCGGGGCGGTACTTTTCGTCAAACGCTATGCGGCTATCGCTGCGGTAGTGGCCTTGGGGATCGTGGTGGCTATTTATTCCACGAAAAAAGAAGAATTTTCCATGGAGGATTTACCCGTGACCGTGGTTAAGACGGAGACAATCTTGTTACCGGGGGTACCGGAACCGGAGGCAATAATGGAACCGGAGATTGAGAGGGAGCAGTTTATGAAACGGGAGGCAGAGGCGGGAGAGACAGTCGTGGTCGTGGAACGGGTGATCCCGCCGGATGTTATCGAATTGAAAAAGCAACTGAAGGTTCCCGTGGAGATCATGGCTCCGCAACCGAACGAGATTCTGACTTCCCCGTACGAGGGACTTCAATTCCGGGCATCGGTGAAAGAACAACGAGAACCCGTGTTTCAATTGATTACCCGGTCGGGAAAGTCAGATAACATCGTGAATAACTTGATTGATGTGGGAAAGAACGTGCTGGAACGTCTCCGGGCTAAAGAGAAAAAAGATATAGAGAGCTTGTAA
- a CDS encoding RNA polymerase sigma factor, whose product MTRTEYNRAVDHFSDGVYRFILKMCKSKEMAEDVVQDSFMKLWEEVGHIAYDKAKSFLFSTAYHRMIDVLRRETKFGDIETVADRAGEVREEYTGLQEILNMALEKLPPVQKTVILLRDYEAYSYGEIAGITGLNESQVKVYIFRARAFMKAYIRRPDVVV is encoded by the coding sequence ATGACTAGAACCGAGTATAACCGGGCCGTGGACCATTTCTCCGATGGTGTGTATCGTTTTATCCTTAAAATGTGCAAGTCGAAAGAGATGGCGGAGGATGTTGTGCAAGATAGTTTCATGAAACTTTGGGAGGAAGTGGGGCATATCGCTTACGATAAGGCAAAGTCTTTTCTTTTCAGCACGGCGTATCACAGGATGATTGACGTCTTACGGCGGGAAACGAAGTTTGGGGATATTGAGACCGTGGCAGACCGGGCCGGGGAGGTGCGGGAGGAATACACGGGGTTACAAGAAATATTGAATATGGCCTTAGAAAAATTGCCCCCGGTGCAGAAAACGGTGATTCTCCTGCGGGACTACGAGGCGTATTCTTACGGGGAGATTGCTGGGATCACGGGGTTGAACGAATCGCAGGTGAAAGTGTACATCTTTCGGGCGAGAGCATTTATGAAAGCCTACATCCGCAGGCCGGATGTGGTTGTTTAA
- a CDS encoding YitT family protein yields the protein MVNILLKEKPFTREWFRTYALLVGGAFVLALGYSCFMAPYKIVPGGIYGITIVLQHKWGFPIGMAALCFNLPLSLLGLRVLGSGFGVKTFICFILVAVFSDSLPAILLTLMGEPIPTDPLVALDPFKLGDEVLLACIFGGVVMGVGVGMIMKSRASSGGTDVLSNILHKWTHRPLGQLQMMVDSCIVIFGFLMFQDWKVPMYSWLSIFLMGKTIDMILQGFNAEKSFFIISDKIEEIRAYILNDLHRGGSIVPIQGMYNRSEKEMIMTMVNRRQMATLQQAIYKIDPNAFVTIFDANQILGKGFKRLDAE from the coding sequence ATGGTGAATATACTTTTAAAAGAGAAACCGTTTACCCGTGAGTGGTTCCGGACGTATGCGTTACTCGTCGGGGGAGCTTTTGTGTTGGCTCTGGGGTATAGTTGTTTTATGGCGCCTTACAAGATTGTCCCGGGGGGAATTTATGGTATCACGATCGTTCTTCAGCACAAGTGGGGATTCCCGATCGGTATGGCCGCACTGTGTTTCAACCTGCCGTTGAGTTTGCTGGGCCTACGGGTACTGGGTTCCGGTTTTGGGGTGAAAACGTTTATTTGTTTCATCCTTGTCGCTGTTTTCTCTGATAGCTTGCCTGCGATTCTGTTGACATTGATGGGTGAGCCGATTCCCACGGATCCTTTGGTGGCGCTCGATCCTTTCAAGCTGGGTGATGAGGTGTTATTGGCGTGTATTTTTGGTGGTGTTGTCATGGGTGTCGGTGTGGGGATGATCATGAAAAGTCGCGCATCAAGCGGAGGAACCGACGTGTTGTCGAATATCCTCCACAAGTGGACTCACCGCCCGTTGGGACAGTTGCAGATGATGGTCGATTCATGTATCGTGATCTTCGGTTTCCTCATGTTTCAGGACTGGAAGGTGCCGATGTATTCATGGCTTTCCATTTTCCTCATGGGTAAAACGATTGATATGATCCTGCAAGGGTTCAATGCCGAGAAGAGTTTCTTTATTATCTCCGACAAGATCGAGGAGATTCGTGCGTATATATTGAATGACCTGCATCGTGGTGGCTCCATCGTGCCGATACAGGGGATGTATAACCGTTCGGAGAAGGAGATGATCATGACTATGGTCAATCGTCGGCAGATGGCAACCTTGCAACAGGCCATCTACAAGATTGATCCGAATGCTTTCGTGACGATATTCGACGCTAACCAGATTCTAGGGAAAGGATTCAAACGGTTGGATGCAGAATGA